In one Methylobacterium sp. SyP6R genomic region, the following are encoded:
- the puhA gene encoding photosynthetic reaction center subunit H yields the protein MPKGALTGYLDVAQVVLYAFWIFFAGLVFYLRREDRREGYPLESEVHGGLKGWDWLFVPSPKTFLLADGSAVLAPRPHEGPVGELKAVKLEPWPGAPIVPTSTDDSRLADGVGPGAYALRAERPDLTWEGKTRIVPMRVAEEFTVASSDPDPRGMPVYGADGVLAGTVTEIWVDRGESLPRYYEMELDGARDRTVLIPVTFADLNRFSRHKKIVVEALLARQFAGVPQPRDPDSITLREEERVIAYYGAGTLYATDRRQEPLL from the coding sequence ATGCCCAAGGGTGCCCTCACAGGTTATCTCGACGTCGCGCAAGTGGTGCTCTACGCCTTCTGGATCTTCTTTGCCGGCCTGGTCTTCTACCTGCGCCGCGAGGATCGCCGGGAGGGCTATCCGCTCGAATCCGAGGTCCATGGCGGCCTGAAGGGCTGGGACTGGCTGTTCGTGCCGTCTCCCAAAACCTTCCTGCTCGCCGACGGCTCGGCCGTGCTGGCGCCGCGTCCGCACGAGGGCCCGGTCGGCGAGCTCAAGGCGGTCAAGCTCGAACCCTGGCCCGGCGCCCCGATCGTCCCGACCTCGACCGACGATTCGCGGCTCGCCGACGGCGTCGGCCCGGGTGCCTATGCGCTCCGCGCCGAGCGGCCTGACCTGACCTGGGAGGGCAAGACCCGCATCGTGCCGATGCGCGTCGCCGAGGAGTTCACCGTCGCGTCGTCCGATCCCGATCCGCGCGGCATGCCGGTCTACGGCGCCGACGGCGTGCTCGCCGGCACCGTCACGGAGATCTGGGTCGATCGCGGCGAGTCGCTGCCGCGCTACTACGAGATGGAGCTGGACGGCGCCCGCGACCGCACCGTGCTGATCCCGGTGACCTTCGCCGACCTGAACCGCTTCAGCCGGCACAAGAAGATCGTCGTCGAGGCCCTGCTCGCCCGCCAGTTCGCCGGCGTGCCGCAGCCGCGCGACCCCGACAGCATCACCCTGCGGGAGGAGGAGCGGGTCATCGCCTATTACGGCGCCGGCACGCTCTACGCCACCGATCGCCGCCAAGAACCGCTGCTGTGA
- a CDS encoding BCD family MFS transporter: MSTASRIARALADLGPRYLPFADAATKELPLGRLLRLSLFQVTVGMAAVLLIGTLNRVMIVELDVPAWIVAVMLSLPLLAAPFRALVGFRSDSHRSVLGWKRVPYLWFGTLLQFGGFAIMPFALLILSGDTTGPIVVGQVAAALAFVLVGAGLHTTQTVGLALATDLAPAHARPKVVALLCAMLLAGMMASAVVFGLALHNFSAIRLIQVIQGAALATLVLNGIALWKQEPRDTSRKSAPARRFGEAWEAYTAQPQARRRLIATGLGTAGFSMQDILLEPYGGQILHLPVAATTALTAVLAVGGGIGLLTAARWLNRGGDPFRVAAAGAVVGIAAFSAVVFAAPLGSGGLFACGVALIGLGGGLFAHGTLTASMAGAAPEQTGLALGAWGAVQACAAGLAIAASGILRDAGSALAVSGRLGEALSEASTGYLVVYHIEIGLLFATLVAIGPLVRRPALPPLSARPALS; this comes from the coding sequence CTTCGCGGATGCCGCGACGAAGGAACTGCCGCTCGGCCGGCTGCTGCGCCTGTCGCTGTTCCAGGTCACGGTCGGGATGGCGGCGGTGCTGCTGATCGGCACCCTCAACCGGGTGATGATCGTCGAGCTCGACGTGCCGGCCTGGATCGTCGCCGTGATGCTGTCGCTGCCGCTGCTCGCCGCCCCGTTCCGGGCGCTCGTGGGCTTCCGCTCCGACAGCCACCGCTCGGTGCTCGGCTGGAAGCGCGTCCCCTACCTGTGGTTCGGCACGCTGCTGCAATTCGGCGGCTTTGCGATCATGCCTTTCGCGCTGCTGATCCTGTCGGGCGACACGACCGGCCCGATCGTCGTCGGCCAGGTTGCGGCGGCGCTCGCCTTCGTGCTCGTCGGCGCGGGCTTGCACACCACGCAGACCGTGGGTCTGGCGCTCGCCACCGACCTCGCGCCCGCGCATGCCCGCCCGAAGGTGGTGGCTTTGCTCTGCGCCATGCTGCTCGCCGGCATGATGGCGAGCGCCGTCGTGTTCGGGCTGGCCCTGCACAACTTCTCGGCCATCCGGCTGATCCAGGTGATCCAGGGCGCGGCGCTGGCCACCCTCGTCCTCAACGGCATCGCCCTGTGGAAGCAGGAGCCGCGCGACACCTCGCGCAAGTCGGCGCCGGCCCGCCGCTTCGGCGAGGCCTGGGAGGCCTATACGGCCCAGCCGCAGGCGCGGCGGCGGCTCATCGCCACCGGCCTCGGCACGGCCGGGTTCAGCATGCAGGACATCCTGCTCGAACCCTATGGCGGCCAGATCCTGCACCTGCCGGTGGCCGCCACCACCGCGCTCACGGCGGTGCTCGCCGTCGGCGGCGGGATCGGGCTTCTCACCGCGGCCCGCTGGCTCAACCGCGGCGGCGATCCGTTCCGGGTCGCGGCGGCCGGGGCGGTGGTCGGCATCGCGGCCTTCTCGGCGGTGGTCTTCGCCGCGCCGCTCGGCTCCGGCGGGCTGTTTGCCTGCGGCGTCGCGCTGATCGGGCTCGGCGGCGGGCTCTTCGCCCACGGCACGCTGACCGCCTCGATGGCCGGCGCGGCCCCCGAACAGACCGGGCTCGCGCTCGGCGCCTGGGGCGCCGTCCAGGCCTGCGCTGCGGGCCTGGCCATCGCGGCGAGCGGCATCCTGCGCGATGCCGGCTCGGCGCTCGCGGTCTCCGGCCGCCTCGGCGAGGCCTTGTCTGAGGCCTCCACCGGCTACCTCGTCGTCTACCACATCGAGATCGGGCTCCTCTTCGCCACCCTGGTGGCGATCGGGCCGCTGGTGCGCCGGCCCGCTCTTCCCCCGCTCTCCGCCCGTCCGGCCCTATCCTAG